A genome region from Hevea brasiliensis isolate MT/VB/25A 57/8 chromosome 7, ASM3005281v1, whole genome shotgun sequence includes the following:
- the LOC110633324 gene encoding guanine nucleotide-binding protein-like NSN1 yields the protein MVKKSKKSKSKRIPLRQKYKVLRKVKQHHKKKAKEAKKLGLNKKRKVEKDPGIPNDWPFKEQELKALEARRARALEELEQKKAARKERAQKRKLGLLEDDDISNFAYVASAKEQNFEERNVDFSGIARNRDNSDRAFYKELVKVIEESDVILEVLDARDPSGTRCVDMEKMVMRSGHDKRLVLLLNKIDLVPREAVEKWLKYLREELPAVAFKCNTQEQRSNLGWKSSSKAAKTSNLLQTSDCLGAETLIKLLKNYSRSHDIKKSITVGVIGLPNVGKSSLINSLKRSHVVNVGATPGLTRSMQEVQLDKNVKLLDCPGVVLLKTGENNASIALRNCKRIEKLDDPISPVKEIIKLCPARLLVTLYKIPNFESVDDFLQKVASVRGRLKKGGVVDVEAAARVVLHDWNEGKIPYYTMPPTRNQDEPSEAKIVSELGKEFNVDEVYSGESSFIGSLKSVNDFHSVEVPPSCPINIDESMLEGDMETQPSTQGDETSVDTKDDAEDQYMGSEEDANKSKAKTTTSRQNEKLYAVEGILNTKMKRAEKKRRKKAAKVDAMDDDYDFKVDYIKKKGSAMDVEEESGKKDDDNQIIGKMLMSGVEFDDD from the exons ATGGTGAAGAAGAGCAAAA AGAGCAAGAGTAAAAGAATTCCATTGAGGCAGAAGTATAAGGTTTTGAGGAAGGTCAAGCAGCATCACAAAAAGAAGGCCAAGGAGGCGAAGAAGCTTGGATTGAATAAAAAACGCAAGGTCGAGAAGGATCCGGGTATTCCTAATGATTGGCCTTTCAAGGAACAGGAGCTCAAGGCTCTTGAAGCTCGTCGGGCTCGTGCTCTTGAGGAATTGGAGCAAAAAAAAGCTGCCCGCAAGGAGAGG GCTCAAAAGAGGAAGTTGGGATTGCTCGAGGATGATGATATCTCTAATTTTGCTTATGTAGCTTCAGCAAAagaacaaaattttgaagagcGAAATGTTGATTTTAGTGGAATTGCCAGAAACCGGG ATAATTCAGACAGGGCATTCTATAAGGAGTTGGTTAAAGTTATTGAAGAATCAGATGTCATATTGGAAGTTCTTGATGCCCGAGATCCCAGTGGTACCCGTTGTGTTGATATGGAAAAGATGGTGATGAGATCAGGTCATGATAAGCGACTAGTTTTACTCCTAAATAAAATCG ATCTTGTCCCTCGAGAAGCTGTTGAAAAATGGCTAAAGTATCTTAGAGAAGAATTACCTGCAGTTGCCTTCAAGTGTAATACCCAAGAGCAGAGGTCAAACTTAGGGTGGAAATCTTCCTCAAAAGCGGCAAAGACTAGCAATCTTCTGCAAACAAGCGATTGTCTTGGAGCTGAAACCCTTATTAAATTGCTGAAAAATTACTCAAGAAGTCATGAT ATTAAAAAATCTATTACAGTTGGTGTAATTGGCCTGCCTAATGTTGGCAAGAGTAGTCTAATTAACAGCTTGAAGAGATCTCATGTTGTCAATGTTGGTGCTACACCTGGGTTAACAAGATCAATGCAAGAAGTTCAGCTAGACAAGAATGTTAAATTGCTGGATTGTCCTGGTGTTGTATTGCTCAAGACAGGGGAGAACAATGCATCCATAGCTCTTCGTAATTGCAAAAGGATTGAGAAGCTAGATGATCCAATTAGCCCTG TTAAAGAAATTATCAAGCTTTGCCCTGCCAGACTGTTGGTAACCCTATACAAGATACCAAACTTTGAATCAGTTGATGACTTTCTGCAAAAGGTGGCTAGTGTCAGGGGTAGGCTCAAAAAGGGTGGAGTTGTTGATGTTGAAGCTGCTGCTAGAGTTGTTCTGCATGACTGGAATGAGG GTAAAATCCCATATTACACGATGCCTCCTACTAGGAATCAAGATGAACCTTCTGAGGCTAAGATTGTTTCAGAGCTTGGAAAGGAATTTAATGTTGATGAAGTTTACAGTGGTGAATCCTCGTTCATTGGAAGCCTCAAGTCGGTTAATGACTTCCATTCTGTTGAAGTTCCTCCTAGTTGCCCTATCAATATCGATGAAAGTATGCTAGAG GGAGATATGGAAACCCAACCATCAACTCAAGGTGATGAAACTTCCGTAGATACGAAGGACGATGCCGAAGACCAGTATATGGGTTCTGAAGAAGATGCAAACAAGAGCAAGGCAAAAACAACAACTAGCAGACAAAATGAGAAGCTATATGCAGTAGAAggtatactaaatacaaaaatgaaacgagcagagaagaaaaggagGAAAAAAGCAGCTAAAGTGGATGCAATGGATGATGACTATGACTTTAAAGTGGATTATATCAAGAAAAAGGGTTCTGCCATGGATGTGGAAGAAGAGAGTGGTAAAAAAGACGATGATAATCAAATTATTGGCAAGATGCTAATGTCTGGTGTTGAGTTTGACGATGATTGA